The Shewanella sp. MTB7 genome includes a window with the following:
- a CDS encoding DUF6916 family protein, whose amino-acid sequence MTDLTPVIPPYQTFKQLIGRAVNVEDTQGNSLELILDEVVPGSAHSQNYESFTTRLKDTLPNRVPQGCYTFSHPMIGKQWLFCSAISATQYEIVINREAETKL is encoded by the coding sequence GTGACAGATTTAACACCAGTTATTCCCCCCTATCAAACCTTCAAACAACTTATTGGTAGAGCAGTAAATGTTGAAGATACCCAAGGCAACTCTCTCGAGCTCATTTTAGATGAAGTCGTTCCCGGATCTGCCCATAGCCAAAATTATGAAAGCTTTACCACACGTCTAAAAGACACCTTACCCAACCGCGTTCCACAAGGTTGCTATACCTTCAGCCACCCAATGATTGGCAAGCAATGGCTATTTTGCTCAGCAATCTCAGCCACTCAATATGAAATTGTCATTAATAGGGAAGCAGAGACTAAGCTATGA
- a CDS encoding GNAT family N-acetyltransferase, whose translation MSDLQLSSLVLKPHSEVDLPFLLRLYTSVRRDEFAAANWPESQLNSFLSEQFNAQYRYYCQHYSADRFNIIYLQNQSVGRLFVDYWLDERQEIRIVDISLLPEFRGLGISTKLFENLFAEARDLGLAVTIHVERNNPARGLYERLGFKLKTVTDEVYLLMEWRAENRASNNVIA comes from the coding sequence ATGAGCGATTTACAACTCTCTTCACTGGTTTTAAAACCTCATAGTGAAGTCGATTTGCCCTTTCTATTACGCCTCTATACCAGTGTTCGCCGAGATGAATTTGCTGCTGCTAACTGGCCTGAATCGCAATTAAATTCCTTTTTATCTGAGCAGTTCAATGCCCAGTACCGTTACTATTGTCAGCATTACTCAGCTGACAGGTTTAATATTATCTATTTACAGAATCAGTCTGTAGGTCGCTTGTTTGTTGATTACTGGCTCGATGAACGTCAAGAGATCCGTATCGTTGATATCTCTTTGTTACCTGAGTTTCGTGGTTTAGGCATTTCAACTAAGTTGTTTGAAAACTTGTTTGCTGAAGCTAGAGATTTAGGTTTAGCTGTGACCATACACGTTGAGCGAAATAATCCAGCCAGAGGTTTATATGAACGTTTGGGTTTTAAGTTAAAGACGGTGACCGACGAGGTGTATCTGTTAATGGAGTGGCGAGCCGAGAACCGAGCGAGTAATAACGTCATAGCTTAG
- a CDS encoding tandem-95 repeat protein, with product MNRLSLHTMTLIAVTIFSPWVHSAADVDFIGVVANANLGQPYIHGDFTFDQDVSGGGAEFIGIIGGGAIGNVDGGLNSNIVTFKTTDGSEFSLVSFQLESAAGDDIYLVSAYKDGTILIGESWNLTGQYGSYFTFTPTSTLFNDTDEIRISNNDNSIGFIVVNLDNIDVDVAVPPNSAPITANFNGDSFSYTEGDGTQTLDQGTSATLTDADSANLNDGNLTLTITSGKDATEDLLSIDTSGSVTLAGITAGNNVSITGPGVVGTLGNNIAAGNDFVINLNATATPAHLQTLVRALTYQNSDIDNPTTGARNIRLTVNDGDGGTSANADITVTVAGSNDAPVLTNLSGDSLNYNEGDGAKLIDQAANASLNDVDSSDFNTGNLSVSIITNKDAAEDILGFDNSVTTSGGAGDTVTISATNVGTLANSISAGNDLVVNFTNNANPALIQALIRSVTYTNSDNLIPTQSTRTVRFTVSDGDGGTSSNNDTSVIVSQVNGAPLGSNKTLTPNQASILPLTTSDFSYSDPEGDTLNRITIINAPASGSLWVDLDASNSINNAESALTSSDTVTKANLDASLLKYSPSGSTSTNFTFTVNDGSADSASNYTITLTVNAQPTVTINQASGQSDPTNNATVTFDVVFNESISGFDITDIDLSGDVTANVTSVSASSGTGFTVTTNINANEGDIIAQIIAGGVTDASGATNQPSTSTDNTIEYDISAPASPSGLDLVISSDSGNSDSDNLTSDTTPEISGNGETGASITLFSDIDHSGTLNGSEASVTTSVSTGTWSVSMPTIASTSHSLKAFQTDPAGNASPVSATLTIEIDTVAPSGHGAVIDQDPINNGNQDSVSFTFTAGEVSSNYSYTLTSSGGGTPLTGTGTLSTAIDTITNIDVSSLTDGTLTLSTILTDAAGNSAAAVNDTSVKDSSAPNGHDVSIDQALILTSNDNALSFTFSGAESGANFVYTINSSGGGSINGTGSLTTVNDTISNIDMTSLSDGVLTLSVVVTDINGNAATAVIDTVNKDALGPVIQSVGLNTGNIKADETILVSVQFDDIVILSGSNSTATLSIGGISRTAVYTSGHNTSSLDFSYTVISGDNDSDGVTLTSVQGNSDTAKDANGNDVDFSFTAFTEANLLVDTQTPVVATPLQASQTVNADTLTLSQNNYPEDGITVIALSDSDGNGIADNNTPLASITSNSGSWSLTLNLSQNADNYFILRTTDQAGNMTDTAIGNYLEDSIAPDDAIILSPIAHVYQSTNTITIQGSQSENGVSVSLYSDADNNGVADSNTAVASSVVVANSWNIALTLSDNTNANYVVIAQDDAGNSAQAVDLVTLTHDNINPIADITIVTSLDNTPTLRGSVTDAGGIANLSFTLEASDNTIFGPFDADSFSDINSGEWLDSELASTLIDDSYDAHLSPIDLAGNTQILTISDAIRIDTISPNGYSIEIEQDRIDTNNESALSFIITGGNIGESFIYQISDGSSSVTGSGTINISNNSNSQTISNIDVSSLNEGTLTLTLSLTDIAGNQGLNVTDSLNKFYNLAPVITQGNTITVTMSEDATPTPFSLNLTASDQDGDSLNWQITSGTNKGAALLQVSGYNTTVSYLPTANFNGNDSLTVQVSDGSLTSQITINIVITAVNDAPRISGNPITSISEDIPFNFAPVVSDIDSTLLSCSISGLPTWASFNTVTGVLSGTPTNANVGTHEHIIITVKDNLGAIKSLPSFSITVTNVNDAPVISGSPASSVDEDSLYSFTPTMLDADSDDTHQFSISNKPDWANFNNSNGTLSGTPVNENIGTSSNIIISVTDSANATASLSVFSIEVNNTNDVPVLHTSELEAKEDSELLFSLNISDDDNDELTLTLVTQPQHGSLNTSGSLWRYQADTNYHGDDNFTILINDEETSSEPIEVSINVLPVNDAPQAHNDSFELDYTPNRNYSLPVLANDQDVDEDTLTLVSAQSSLGEVIIENEALLLTLNSGVTGDINLSYLIVDPDGESSQAEVSLQIKPNDEALPILTVPEAVSVQAQGLFTRVDLGVAIAFDSKGEALPVSLRYGQPLFQPGRHLVYWETTDSNGNTKVASQQVDVYPLVNFHKDQFVVEGTSASVTLSLNGDSPQYPVVIDFTLEGDARVDEDYRLSSQQAVITSGRDVTLMIEILADNIDEPKEQLELVIDESVNRGYKPNHTLYIVNHNVAPEIAFEISQASDQRQMLGIDGGEIIITAKYSDINSSDQLTLSWNLNTMQVQDLDPSTDVIRFDPIELEPGYYPIRAEVSDGVLGTQVQANLHLVASLPTLDNTDTDGDMIPDNFEGFGDDDLDGVPNFQDALPSCNVQPENVDEQVQYLTEGEAGVCINVGSIATGGQRNTLLLDEDDALPEDSEFRFSGGVFDFVASGLPVQGNQYRIVLPLTKAIPTDAIYRKYSETQGWYDFVQDEFNQLHSSLGEPGYCPSPGDLSWQTGLIEGSWCIQLTIVDGGPNDDDGEANFHITDPGGVATINTSNLAPHAEDDIVVLIESSLLLLDPTLNDSDPEGGNIQLLNAQGRLGAASINQAGLLQYQAPAGYLGEDEVHYTIIDREGNSATARVLITVKANKMPVTVNDHATTDDRTSIVVDVISNDIDEQVLQLIYVDAEIGKVGITANDQLQYTPQLGYEGEDQVLYRIQDPLGAQMEGILIVTVDAYQIIEVKNESSGGSMGLFSAALLLLLGALRRSKGLISLLSVSLIFCGAAHAQWSVNAQSGYSRTSSDVDISQLESLGLLVDQFSNNNRDWSWSLGIDYEVVPNWQVNLGYQNLGNYEFSVQGEALSLAPIIGLASTLGPRSATGIDLGLSYRWEVSDSIGLMLGGGFWFWESDFTSLINQTRVSIDENGSDWFSDISVYWRIAPQWQIDLGWQRFIIDKNHIDNGFARISFMF from the coding sequence ATGAATAGGCTCTCACTCCACACAATGACACTTATTGCAGTGACTATTTTTTCCCCTTGGGTACACAGTGCTGCCGATGTGGACTTTATCGGTGTAGTAGCCAATGCCAACCTAGGTCAACCCTATATCCATGGTGATTTTACTTTTGATCAAGATGTTAGTGGAGGTGGAGCTGAATTTATTGGGATAATTGGTGGGGGAGCAATAGGAAACGTGGATGGGGGCTTAAACTCCAACATAGTGACCTTTAAAACAACAGACGGTAGTGAGTTTAGCCTTGTTTCTTTCCAACTGGAATCGGCAGCAGGCGATGATATTTACCTCGTTTCCGCTTATAAGGATGGTACAATACTCATTGGCGAAAGTTGGAATTTAACTGGCCAATATGGTTCTTACTTTACCTTTACCCCCACGAGTACACTTTTTAACGACACTGATGAGATACGGATAAGTAATAATGACAATTCAATCGGATTTATTGTTGTTAACCTCGACAATATCGACGTTGATGTTGCCGTTCCACCTAACTCAGCCCCAATCACAGCCAACTTCAATGGTGACAGCTTCAGCTACACCGAAGGCGATGGAACACAAACACTCGATCAGGGGACCAGCGCAACACTGACCGATGCTGACAGCGCCAACCTCAATGATGGTAATCTGACACTCACCATCACCTCAGGCAAAGATGCAACAGAAGACTTATTATCAATCGATACTAGCGGTTCAGTCACATTAGCGGGAATCACTGCAGGCAACAATGTATCAATAACAGGCCCTGGCGTCGTTGGCACCTTGGGCAATAATATCGCTGCAGGGAATGACTTTGTCATCAACTTAAACGCCACAGCAACCCCTGCACATCTGCAAACATTAGTACGCGCCCTCACCTACCAAAACAGCGATATTGATAATCCCACTACAGGGGCTCGAAATATACGTTTAACAGTCAATGATGGTGATGGCGGCACATCAGCTAATGCCGATATCACTGTGACGGTAGCTGGCAGCAATGATGCTCCAGTTCTCACCAATTTGAGTGGAGATAGCTTAAATTATAATGAGGGTGATGGTGCTAAACTGATCGACCAAGCCGCTAATGCCAGTCTAAACGACGTAGACTCATCTGATTTTAATACAGGTAACCTAAGCGTTTCTATTATTACCAATAAAGATGCTGCTGAAGATATTTTAGGTTTTGATAATAGCGTGACAACAAGCGGCGGTGCAGGAGATACTGTCACCATTAGTGCAACAAACGTAGGTACGCTAGCAAACTCCATCTCTGCTGGTAATGACTTAGTTGTTAACTTTACGAACAATGCCAACCCAGCGTTAATTCAAGCCCTTATCCGCAGCGTGACTTACACCAATAGTGATAACCTGATCCCGACGCAAAGTACACGAACGGTAAGATTTACCGTGTCTGATGGTGATGGTGGAACCAGTTCAAATAATGATACGAGTGTTATCGTCAGCCAAGTTAACGGTGCTCCCCTAGGGAGCAATAAGACGTTAACCCCCAACCAAGCGAGCATTCTCCCCCTTACCACCAGCGATTTTAGTTACAGCGATCCTGAAGGTGACACATTAAACCGTATCACTATCATCAATGCACCTGCCAGCGGTTCACTCTGGGTTGATCTAGATGCGAGTAACAGCATAAATAATGCTGAATCGGCGCTCACTTCCAGCGATACTGTCACTAAAGCAAACTTAGATGCGAGCTTATTAAAATACAGCCCCAGTGGGTCAACAAGTACTAATTTCACCTTTACCGTCAATGATGGCAGTGCTGACTCCGCAAGCAATTACACCATCACATTAACGGTTAATGCCCAGCCTACAGTGACCATTAATCAAGCTTCGGGACAGAGCGATCCCACCAATAATGCCACCGTGACGTTCGACGTGGTGTTTAATGAATCTATCTCAGGCTTTGATATAACAGATATCGACTTAAGTGGCGATGTGACTGCCAATGTGACCTCGGTTTCCGCTTCTTCTGGCACAGGTTTTACCGTCACAACCAATATCAATGCCAATGAGGGCGATATTATCGCTCAAATCATTGCGGGCGGAGTGACCGATGCCTCTGGGGCCACGAACCAACCCAGTACCAGCACTGACAACACAATAGAATACGATATTAGTGCACCAGCAAGCCCAAGTGGTTTAGACCTTGTCATCAGCTCAGATTCAGGCAACAGTGATAGCGATAATCTCACTTCTGATACAACACCTGAGATTTCAGGCAATGGTGAAACAGGAGCAAGCATTACGCTATTTAGTGATATTGATCACAGCGGCACTCTCAATGGTAGTGAAGCCTCAGTAACAACAAGTGTCAGCACGGGGACTTGGTCAGTGTCAATGCCGACTATAGCCAGTACAAGCCACTCTTTAAAAGCATTTCAAACCGATCCTGCCGGTAACGCGTCACCAGTGAGTGCTACTCTCACCATAGAGATAGATACCGTTGCTCCTAGCGGACATGGTGCAGTTATTGATCAAGACCCGATAAATAACGGTAATCAAGATTCGGTCAGTTTTACCTTTACTGCAGGCGAGGTAAGCAGCAATTACTCATACACATTAACCAGCTCTGGTGGCGGAACACCTTTGACAGGTACTGGCACGCTATCAACAGCAATCGATACCATAACCAATATTGATGTCAGTAGCTTAACTGATGGGACATTGACCCTTAGCACGATTTTAACTGATGCTGCAGGTAACAGTGCTGCGGCAGTAAACGATACCAGCGTTAAAGACAGCAGTGCGCCAAACGGGCACGATGTCAGCATAGATCAAGCACTTATTTTAACCTCCAACGATAATGCACTGAGTTTCACATTTTCAGGAGCTGAATCCGGTGCTAACTTCGTCTATACAATCAACTCCAGTGGTGGAGGAAGTATTAACGGAACGGGGTCTTTAACCACAGTAAATGACACCATCTCCAATATCGATATGACGTCTCTTAGCGATGGAGTCTTAACTCTATCAGTGGTTGTAACTGACATTAACGGTAATGCAGCAACGGCAGTAATCGATACCGTAAACAAAGATGCCTTAGGCCCTGTGATTCAATCTGTAGGATTAAACACTGGCAACATTAAGGCTGATGAGACCATCTTAGTCTCTGTGCAGTTTGATGATATCGTAATACTTTCAGGGTCTAACTCTACAGCCACGCTTTCAATTGGCGGCATCAGCCGAACCGCGGTTTATACCAGTGGGCACAACACATCCAGCTTAGACTTTAGTTATACTGTTATTAGTGGTGATAACGACAGTGATGGTGTCACGCTAACATCTGTTCAAGGGAATTCTGATACAGCGAAAGATGCCAATGGCAACGATGTCGACTTTAGCTTTACAGCTTTTACTGAAGCAAATTTACTCGTTGATACACAAACTCCGGTAGTGGCAACACCACTTCAGGCATCGCAAACAGTCAATGCAGATACGCTAACCTTATCTCAAAACAATTACCCAGAAGATGGGATCACTGTGATTGCACTCTCCGATTCAGATGGCAATGGTATCGCTGACAATAATACGCCATTAGCCAGTATCACATCAAACTCAGGCTCATGGTCTCTAACCCTTAATCTGTCTCAAAATGCGGATAACTACTTTATCTTGCGCACTACAGATCAAGCTGGAAACATGACAGATACAGCAATAGGCAACTATCTTGAAGATTCGATAGCTCCAGACGATGCTATCATCTTGAGTCCTATTGCCCACGTGTATCAATCTACTAACACAATTACAATTCAAGGCAGCCAGAGTGAGAATGGGGTATCGGTAAGTCTCTATTCAGATGCTGATAACAATGGTGTCGCCGACAGTAATACAGCTGTGGCATCAAGCGTAGTTGTGGCAAACAGCTGGAACATAGCGCTAACCTTGTCCGATAATACAAATGCTAACTATGTGGTTATAGCTCAAGATGATGCAGGAAACAGTGCCCAAGCTGTGGATCTCGTTACCCTCACCCATGACAATATCAACCCTATCGCTGACATAACTATAGTAACAAGTTTAGATAACACTCCGACTCTTAGGGGGTCAGTGACCGATGCAGGGGGAATAGCTAACCTATCTTTTACTTTGGAAGCCAGCGACAACACAATTTTTGGACCTTTCGATGCCGACAGCTTTAGCGATATAAATAGCGGTGAATGGCTCGACAGTGAACTGGCAAGTACGTTAATTGACGACAGCTATGACGCTCACCTCTCACCCATAGATCTAGCTGGCAATACACAAATCCTCACTATTTCAGATGCGATCAGAATCGATACGATTAGTCCCAACGGGTACAGCATAGAAATAGAACAAGATAGGATCGATACCAACAATGAGTCGGCACTTAGCTTTATCATTACAGGTGGAAATATTGGTGAAAGTTTTATCTATCAGATAAGTGACGGCAGTAGCTCTGTCACTGGTAGCGGCACCATTAATATTAGCAATAACAGTAATTCGCAAACCATCAGCAATATTGATGTCAGCAGTTTAAATGAAGGCACACTTACTTTAACACTTTCATTGACTGATATCGCTGGAAATCAAGGTCTGAATGTCACTGACAGTCTAAACAAGTTCTATAACCTTGCGCCAGTGATCACCCAAGGAAACACGATAACTGTCACCATGAGTGAAGATGCAACACCAACCCCCTTTAGTCTCAATTTAACCGCTTCAGATCAAGATGGTGATTCGCTCAACTGGCAAATAACCTCGGGGACGAATAAAGGAGCAGCTTTACTTCAGGTCTCTGGCTATAACACCACAGTCAGCTACCTTCCAACAGCGAACTTCAATGGCAATGACAGCTTAACAGTGCAAGTCAGTGATGGAAGCTTAACCTCACAGATCACGATCAACATTGTAATCACAGCGGTTAACGATGCTCCAAGGATCTCAGGTAATCCAATCACTTCAATTAGTGAAGATATCCCCTTTAATTTTGCACCTGTGGTTAGTGATATAGACAGCACCCTTCTTAGTTGCAGTATTAGCGGATTGCCAACATGGGCAAGTTTTAATACCGTAACAGGAGTGTTAAGTGGTACTCCGACTAACGCAAACGTGGGAACTCATGAGCATATCATTATCACTGTAAAAGACAATTTAGGTGCTATAAAGAGCCTGCCAAGTTTTAGCATCACAGTGACCAATGTTAATGATGCGCCTGTTATCAGTGGCTCACCTGCCAGCTCTGTTGATGAAGACAGTCTTTACAGTTTCACGCCAACCATGCTTGATGCCGACAGTGATGACACTCACCAGTTTTCAATCAGCAATAAACCTGACTGGGCAAACTTTAACAACAGCAACGGAACTCTGTCTGGCACTCCAGTCAATGAAAATATAGGCACAAGCAGTAATATCATTATCAGCGTCACCGACAGTGCCAACGCAACAGCAAGCCTGTCCGTCTTTAGCATTGAAGTTAATAATACGAATGACGTTCCTGTTCTCCATACTTCCGAGCTTGAAGCCAAAGAAGATTCTGAGCTATTGTTTAGCTTAAATATCAGTGATGATGACAATGATGAATTGACCCTTACTTTAGTCACTCAGCCTCAACACGGCTCTCTTAACACCAGCGGTTCACTGTGGCGCTATCAAGCTGATACCAATTACCATGGCGATGACAATTTCACCATTCTCATTAACGATGAGGAAACCAGCTCAGAACCTATTGAGGTGAGTATCAATGTACTTCCCGTCAATGATGCTCCTCAGGCGCACAATGACAGTTTCGAACTCGACTATACGCCCAACAGGAATTACAGTTTACCGGTTTTGGCTAACGATCAAGATGTCGACGAAGACACACTTACCTTAGTCAGTGCTCAGTCGAGTTTAGGCGAAGTGATAATAGAGAATGAAGCACTACTGCTTACTTTAAATTCAGGTGTCACTGGCGATATTAACTTAAGCTACCTCATCGTTGATCCAGATGGTGAGAGCAGCCAAGCAGAAGTTAGTCTGCAGATAAAACCGAACGATGAAGCACTGCCCATATTAACGGTTCCCGAAGCCGTTAGTGTCCAAGCCCAAGGTTTATTTACCCGAGTTGATCTAGGCGTAGCAATCGCATTCGACAGTAAAGGTGAAGCGCTGCCAGTTAGCCTTCGATACGGACAGCCTCTATTCCAACCAGGTCGTCATTTGGTCTATTGGGAAACCACTGACAGTAACGGCAATACTAAAGTTGCCAGTCAACAGGTCGATGTCTACCCCTTAGTCAACTTCCATAAAGATCAATTTGTTGTAGAGGGAACTTCAGCATCAGTTACTCTCTCCCTCAATGGCGATTCACCGCAATATCCCGTCGTTATCGACTTTACCCTTGAAGGCGATGCACGGGTAGATGAAGACTATCGTCTGTCCAGCCAGCAAGCTGTTATCACATCGGGACGGGATGTGACACTGATGATAGAGATCCTTGCTGACAATATCGATGAGCCTAAGGAGCAGTTAGAACTGGTTATCGATGAGTCGGTTAATCGTGGCTATAAACCAAACCATACTCTATATATCGTTAACCACAATGTCGCACCAGAAATAGCGTTTGAGATAAGCCAAGCATCAGATCAAAGACAGATGCTTGGCATTGATGGCGGAGAGATCATTATTACCGCCAAATACTCAGATATTAACAGCAGTGATCAACTTACGCTCAGTTGGAATTTGAACACAATGCAGGTCCAAGATTTAGATCCATCAACCGATGTAATACGTTTCGACCCTATAGAGTTAGAACCTGGCTACTATCCAATCAGAGCAGAGGTATCTGATGGGGTATTGGGCACCCAAGTTCAGGCCAACCTTCACTTAGTCGCCAGCTTGCCCACACTCGACAATACTGATACTGATGGTGATATGATCCCGGATAATTTTGAAGGTTTTGGTGATGATGATCTAGACGGAGTCCCAAATTTCCAAGATGCACTACCGAGTTGTAACGTTCAGCCTGAGAATGTGGATGAACAGGTTCAATACCTCACTGAAGGGGAAGCTGGCGTATGCATTAACGTAGGCAGTATTGCCACTGGCGGGCAACGAAACACTCTATTGCTTGATGAAGATGATGCATTACCAGAAGACAGTGAATTTCGCTTTAGCGGTGGAGTATTTGATTTTGTGGCTAGCGGCCTTCCAGTTCAAGGTAATCAATACCGTATTGTTCTACCCTTAACTAAGGCGATCCCCACCGATGCTATATACCGTAAATATAGTGAGACTCAAGGTTGGTACGACTTCGTTCAAGACGAATTTAATCAACTCCACAGTAGCCTGGGTGAACCCGGATACTGTCCATCTCCAGGGGATCTCAGTTGGCAAACAGGCTTAATAGAGGGAAGCTGGTGTATACAGTTAACAATCGTTGACGGTGGCCCTAATGATGACGATGGTGAAGCCAATTTTCACATCACAGATCCTGGCGGAGTTGCCACCATAAATACCAGCAACTTAGCGCCCCATGCTGAGGATGACATTGTGGTGCTTATTGAGTCCAGCTTGTTGCTGTTAGATCCAACACTGAATGATAGCGATCCTGAAGGCGGTAATATTCAGTTACTCAATGCTCAAGGCAGATTAGGTGCTGCTAGCATTAACCAAGCAGGCCTTTTGCAATATCAGGCACCTGCAGGTTACCTAGGAGAGGATGAAGTGCACTACACCATTATCGATAGAGAAGGCAATAGTGCCACCGCCCGCGTACTCATCACAGTTAAAGCAAATAAAATGCCAGTAACAGTAAACGATCACGCAACAACCGATGATAGAACCAGCATAGTGGTAGATGTGATCTCCAATGACATCGATGAGCAGGTGTTGCAGCTTATCTATGTCGATGCCGAAATAGGAAAAGTGGGTATCACGGCCAATGACCAGCTTCAATACACACCACAATTAGGTTATGAAGGAGAAGATCAGGTACTTTATCGCATTCAAGATCCACTAGGTGCACAAATGGAAGGAATACTCATTGTGACAGTAGATGCATACCAGATAATTGAAGTGAAAAATGAGAGTAGTGGCGGCTCAATGGGCTTATTTAGTGCCGCTCTGCTGCTATTATTGGGAGCCTTGAGGCGAAGTAAGGGCCTTATAAGCTTACTAAGTGTTAGTCTGATATTTTGTGGCGCAGCCCATGCACAATGGAGTGTTAATGCCCAAAGCGGCTATAGCCGGACATCAAGTGACGTTGACATATCACAACTTGAAAGCCTCGGCTTACTGGTTGATCAGTTCTCAAATAATAATAGAGATTGGAGTTGGAGCCTAGGCATAGACTATGAGGTAGTTCCAAACTGGCAAGTAAACTTAGGCTATCAAAATCTGGGTAACTATGAATTTAGCGTTCAAGGAGAGGCATTGAGCCTAGCTCCCATTATTGGGTTGGCCTCCACTTTGGGTCCACGTTCAGCAACGGGAATCGACCTCGGACTCAGTTATCGCTGGGAGGTGAGTGATTCTATCGGTTTAATGCTAGGTGGTGGTTTCTGGTTCTGGGAGAGTGATTTTACTAGCCTAATAAACCAGACACGGGTAAGTATTGATGAAAATGGCAGTGACTGGTTTAGTGATATATCAGTTTACTGGAGAATTGCTCCCCAATGGCAGATAGATCTAGGATGGCAACGCTTCATTATTGATAAGAATCATATCGACAACGGCTTTGCGCGTATCAGCTTTATGTTTTAA
- a CDS encoding phage tail protein translates to MSEPFIGEIKMVSFNYAPRSYAKCDGALLPISQNDAMYALLGTQYGGDGRTNFKLPDLRGRTPMHQGNGPGLTSRAMGQSFGSQTNRLDISQLPTHSHSLADIEAPINAELNISIPASSENATQDSPIDGVMATAISAGRAVPSYAAESNGDMKAFKAGFNTTAQLNGNTQNTDNNTEINNLQPVQVVNFIIALLGIFPPRS, encoded by the coding sequence ATGTCAGAACCTTTTATAGGTGAAATCAAAATGGTGTCCTTTAATTATGCCCCTCGTAGCTACGCTAAATGCGATGGAGCCCTTCTTCCTATTTCACAAAATGATGCCATGTATGCACTGTTAGGTACGCAGTATGGTGGAGATGGTCGAACAAACTTTAAACTACCCGATCTACGAGGACGAACGCCTATGCATCAAGGAAATGGGCCAGGTCTTACTTCTCGCGCGATGGGACAAAGTTTTGGTAGCCAAACCAACAGATTAGATATATCACAGCTCCCTACTCACTCGCACTCACTTGCCGACATTGAAGCGCCTATTAATGCTGAATTGAATATTAGCATTCCCGCTTCAAGTGAAAATGCCACTCAAGACTCACCTATCGATGGTGTGATGGCAACAGCCATTTCAGCAGGGCGAGCAGTGCCCTCTTACGCCGCCGAGTCAAACGGGGATATGAAAGCCTTTAAAGCGGGGTTTAATACCACCGCACAGCTTAACGGTAACACTCAAAATACCGATAATAATACTGAAATTAACAATCTGCAGCCAGTGCAAGTCGTTAATTTTATTATCGCTCTGCTGGGAATCTTCCCTCCGAGAAGCTAA
- a CDS encoding esterase/lipase family protein, which produces MKTWLTVISLLLISLFYPAQSDAAATKYPVVLVHGFMGFDDALGIDYFYGIPRALRNQGVQVFVARVSPVNSSEVRGEQLRRYVQSVLAYTGAQKVNLIGHSHGGPTARYVASVSPQMVATVTSVGGVNWGSSFADFLRGAIPVNSWVEWSVNIAFNTLSRLVTGVSGGGNYPADTLASTESLTTRGSIKFNQKYPEGIPNQYCGYGSARANNGVNYYSWSGTSHRTNFWDASDAALNVTSWVFNEPNDGLVSRCSSHLGKVIRDNYNMNHLDEINQLFGLVSWRETNPKTLYKAHINRLANSGF; this is translated from the coding sequence ATGAAAACATGGCTCACTGTTATTTCACTCCTTTTAATCAGCTTATTTTACCCTGCTCAATCCGACGCTGCCGCGACTAAATACCCTGTTGTACTGGTTCATGGCTTCATGGGCTTTGATGATGCATTAGGAATAGATTATTTTTATGGTATTCCTCGTGCTTTGAGAAACCAAGGCGTACAGGTTTTTGTTGCAAGAGTATCACCGGTTAACTCATCTGAAGTCAGAGGTGAGCAACTCAGACGTTACGTACAATCGGTACTTGCTTATACTGGCGCTCAAAAGGTGAACTTAATAGGCCACAGTCATGGCGGACCAACTGCACGCTATGTGGCCAGTGTAAGTCCCCAAATGGTCGCAACGGTAACCTCTGTTGGTGGAGTGAATTGGGGCAGTAGCTTCGCTGATTTTCTTAGGGGAGCTATTCCTGTCAACTCTTGGGTAGAGTGGTCAGTCAACATTGCATTTAATACGTTATCTCGACTCGTTACAGGTGTATCTGGTGGTGGAAACTACCCTGCTGATACATTAGCCTCTACAGAGTCTCTCACCACCCGCGGTTCTATCAAGTTTAACCAGAAATATCCCGAAGGCATACCAAACCAGTATTGTGGTTATGGATCTGCAAGAGCTAATAATGGGGTAAATTACTACTCTTGGTCAGGAACAAGTCATAGAACCAACTTTTGGGATGCCAGTGATGCGGCATTAAACGTGACAAGTTGGGTATTTAACGAACCTAATGATGGTCTAGTATCACGATGTAGTTCTCACTTAGGAAAAGTGATCCGCGACAACTATAATATGAACCACTTAGATGAAATAAATCAGTTATTTGGTTTAGTAAGCTGGCGTGAAACTAATCCAAAAACCTTATACAAAGCACATATTAACCGTCTTGCAAATAGTGGATTTTAA